TGTGAAAAAGCCCCATCGGCGCGACGACGGTGCCGCCGCGCTGCATCGACGGCGACGCGGCCAGCCCGGCCATGATGTCCTCCGCGGTGTGCCTGGGGCCGTACTGTCCATCGAGAAAACCGAGCCATTCGGGCCGCGCGCCCAGCAGGTTCAGGCCACGGGCATCCTCGCGGCGCCGCTGCGATACGGCCTGTGCGACGCTGCTGAAGCCGGCGGCGCGGTCCCAGTCCGGCAGATCCATGGGCGCATCGGGCACGCCTGCGAGTACGGTCACGACCACGGCGTCCTGGGCGGCCGCAAGCAGCGCACCGCAACTGAAGACGGCGTCGTCCAGGTGGGGAGAAATGACGGTCAGCGGCTCTGGGATCTGGAAAAGCGGCATCGATATCACCGGAAGTCAGTCGGGTGCCAGTCGTTCGCCGGGGCGCCGATACCCGCATGCCCGGCGGCTGGCTGCCATGTGCTGGCCTGCAATCGGGCACGCTGTTGCGCTGCCCGGCGGGATACGAACGCGGCAACGGTCAAACGCAAGCCTTGTGCCAGCGCAACGGCCGGCTGCCACTGCAGCAGCGTGCGGGCAAGCGTGATATCGGGGCATCGCTGGCGCGGATCGTCCTCCGGTAGCGGCCGGTGCTCCAGTGTCGATGTCGAGCCGGTTGCCTGAAGGATCTCGGCGGCGATGTCGCGCATCGTGGTTTCGCAGGGGTTGCCCAGGTTGACCGGCGTGCCGGCCGCGGACGACGCCATCAGGCGGATCAGCCCTTCGACCAGGTCGTCGACATAGCAGAACGACCGTGTCTGCGACCCATCGCCATAGAGCGTGAGCGGCTCTCCGGCCAGCGCCTGGGAGATGAAGTTCGACACCACGCGGCCATCGGCCGGATGCATGCGCGGCCCGTAGGTATTGAAAATCCGGGCGATCCGCACATCCACGCCGTGCT
This region of Cupriavidus sp. EM10 genomic DNA includes:
- a CDS encoding PIG-L deacetylase family protein, with protein sequence MPLFQIPEPLTVISPHLDDAVFSCGALLAAAQDAVVVTVLAGVPDAPMDLPDWDRAAGFSSVAQAVSQRRREDARGLNLLGARPEWLGFLDGQYGPRHTAEDIMAGLAASPSMQRGGTVVAPMGLFHSDHVLVGKACMLLRATVSSMQTADTAEDGTPVPPVQWLFYEDAIYRRLPGMVQSRLMGWWQAGLIAAPVQFPLVPWQSMKMAAVESYESQLPLFNAGQLADIGAPERYWSLDIVPARGA